CCGAGTTGCCGACGAAGGTCTTTATGCGCAAATTTTGTTTGATTTCCTTGAAGAAGAGCTCGATTTGCCAGCGGTCTTTATAGATGTCGGCGATGGTTTTCGCCGAAAGCCGGAAATGGTTGGTCAAAAATTCGTAGTGTTTCCCGGTTTCCTGGTCACGATAGCCGATACGGCGCAAGCGTAAGGATTTTCCCCGGCTGGAGACTTCAATGATGTGATCGGAAGTAACGCCGGTCTTGCGATTCACGAGGCGGCGCTCCAGGAGTTTGAAAACGGCGTTGCGCTTGAGCCGGGTCACAAAAAAGACACCCTTTGCCCCGAGGATCCGAAACCAGGGATAGCTGATGAAGCCCTTGTCAAAGACCACGATGGAGCCCCTGGGCAACTCCATAGCCTGAGCTATGCGGCTTTCATGGGTTTTGGCGTCGGTGACGGTTGCGAAAGCCGGGATATGGCCATCGTGATCCAGCAAGGTATGTACTTTGACGCCGCCCTTGGCCTGCCGAAACGAGGCCCAGGGAAAAAGCGACAGGCAAAGCTTTATGGTGGTGGCGTCCAGACTGAACAATTTGGATTTGAAACGGAATTTGTGCTTCGGGGCTTTTGCGGCGCACAGGCCGTACATCTCGGCGAACAGATCCTTGAAAAAGCCTACGGGGCGAGAATTGTTCGCGTCAGCAAAGGTCGAGCGGGCCACGTTTTTCAGTCCCCAGTGATACAGGCGGTTTCCCGCAGCCTCAAGGCAGCGCAGGCCATCGCGCATGGAACGTCTTGCGGCAAGCTGGATGAAGGCCATGACCGTGAACTGCTCCTTGAAACCGAATTGACGCGACGAGCGCCCGGTTTTGTGCCGTCTTTCGAGTTTCTGAAAAACATGTCTGGGAATCAGAGATAGCGTCTGGGAGAATAGTGTATTATGGTGACTCAAGTCCAGAATCTCCTTGTGTGGCAAGATGTTGTGGTGATTTCTTTTACCACACATCGCTGAGATTTTGGACTCTTTTCTTATCCCTTAGCCGGACAGCAATGGACAAGTATAGACAAGGTTGTTGAGTCCGGCTGCCAGCCCGTCATCCCGCCCAGAAAAAATCGCAGGGAACAGCGCGATTATGACAGAGAACTGTACCGTGTACGGCACCTGGTCGAGAACGCCTTTCTTCACCTCAAGAGATGGCGTGGCATCGCCACGCGTTATGCAAAACGAAGCCTCTCCTTCCTTGCCGCCGTGCAAATCAGGTGTATCTCATTGTGGGCAGAAATAATTTGAAGACACTACCTAACCAACTTTCCTGATTTTTGCAATTAATGAGGCCTGAGCCTAGGTCAACTTGGATAAGTATTACCCTACAAAAACTATACCCGACCATTTTCAAAAGACTCCATAAGGTCTGAAAATCCCACATATGGGATCATAAGATTTCCATCATCCGACTCCTTCCAATCCTCCACCGCCGGCCACACGAATGACTTCATCCAATGAGGTCACGCCGTCACGGACTTTGGCCAGCCCGTCATCACGCAGCAGCCGCATGCCTTTGGCCACTCCGGCGGCGGTCAGGGCGGAGGCACTTTTCCGCAGCAGCATGAGCTCGCGGATTTCGTCATCAATTTCCAGCAGCTCGAAAATGGCCACGCGGCCCCGATAACCGGTCTGGCCACAATGAGCGCAGCCCTTGGGACGAAAAATCTCCCCGCCGTCCAGACCGAAACGCTGCCGTACTCCGCCGGGCATGGTGTAGGCTTCCTTGCAATGCGGACAAAGCACGCGCACCAGCCGCTGGGCCATGATGCCGATAATAGAGGATGCAAGGAGATAATCCTCCGCGCCCATTTCCAGCAGCCGGGCCACGGCACCGGCGGCATTGTTGGTATGCAGCGTGGAAAAAACGAGATGGCCGGTCAGAGCCGACTGGATGGCGATATCCGCCGTTTCCTGGTCGCGGATCTCACCGATGAGGATCACATCCGGGTCCTGACGCACGATGGAGCGCAGGCCCCGGGCAAAGGTCAGTCCCGCAGTGGTATTGACCTGCACCTGGTTGATGCCGTCCAGCTCGTATTCCACCGGGTCTTCCACGGTGATGATCTTCTTGTCCGGCGAGTTGATGTCGTGCAGTGCCGAGTACAACGTGGTGGTCTTGCCGCTGCCGGTGGGGCCGGTAACCAGAATGATGCCGTAGGGCTGACGGATGAGACTGTTGAAGCGCGAAAGTTCCCGGTCGGGAAAGCCAAGGCTGCCCAAGGAAAAGGAAATGCTCTGCTTGTCGAGGATACGCAGCACGATGGACTCGCCGTACATGACCGGCAGACAGGACACGCGCAGATCGATATTTTTGCCCGCCACCTTGATCTGGATGCGGCCGTCCTGAGGCAGGCGGCGTTCGGCGATATCCATCTGGGCCATGATCTTCACGCGGGTGGTCAGCCCCTGAAGCATACGCTTGGGCAAAACCTCGTGCTCGTAGAGGAGACCGTCGGCGCGAAAACGGACCTGCACCCGGTCCAGAAAAGGCTCCACATGGATGTCGCTGGCCCCGATCTCCACGGCCCGGGTCAGCATCTGGTTCACGGTCTTGATGACCGGCGCCTCGGAGGCCAGATCCTTCAGGCCCTCCACGTCGGCGGTCAGTCCCGCGTCCTCGACGGTTTCCTCGGGAACAGCCTCATCCGCGCCGAAATACCGCCGAATCCAGGACCGGATCAGCTCCTCCCTGGCCAGAACCAGACGCAGTTCATGCTGAGGGTACAGCCGGGCCAGCACGTCCCGCACGCGCACGGCCAAGGGGTCGTGCACGGCGAAAACCACAGCCTCCGCGTCCTGCCGTACGGGAAAGACCAAATTTTCATCCAGAAATGGAACCGGCAGAGTGGCGAAAGGTTCCGGCGAATAATTCTCGGACAGGGCTCCCGTCACTTCCAGATCGAAAAACTCGCTTGCGGCCCGCAGATAGTCGTCATCGCTCATGACGCCCATACGCACGGCGGTCAGATAGAGCGGTTCGTCGGAACGTTTGACCTTGGCCAGCCGCTCGCTTTCCTTGCGGGAAATGAGGTCGAGATCGTAGAGCTTCTGCAAAAAAGACATGAATTTCACCCGGTTCTTCTGATATAGCCGCACTACGGGCGGTTTTCCCACGTCTGATGCGGCTATTCCGTCACCATCAGATGCGTTTCGCGGTCAGGGACGCCGACCAGGCCCGTGGCCAGAGAAGAACTGTGCGACTTGAAGGCCAGGGCGTCATGCACCCACACATGCTGCACATGCTCTTCCTGAGTTCCCTCGGCCACGGCCACGGCCACGGAATAGTCCCCCGGAGCCAGAATGGGCATGCGAAAAGCAAACACTGCCTCGAGCACCTGCCCGCAGCCCACGGGAAAGCCTTCGCCATAGCGCTCCCATGTGTTGTCGCCAAAAAGAAACTGCCCCAGCCTGTCCTTGCACATGAAACCCACGATGGGCTGACTCATGGTGCGGAGGGCTCTGGCCCGGACCACCACCCGCACCATTTCTCCACCCTGGATGCTTGGCAGCATGCGGCCGGATTCATTGCGCAGGGAAACCTGAAGCAGCTCCACGCCGCCTTCACCGAATCCCTGATCGACACTCAACCCGGCATATGCAACCGGATTGTCCTCGGTGGAAAAGTCGGAAACGGCCGCCTCGGGAGCCTCCTGCGGCATGTTACTTTCCGTAGCGGGTTCGGCCGGGCCGTAAATCCCGGCCAGGTACCTTTCGCACACGGATTTGGCGCGGCCCTCGGCCTCCACCCGGCCATTTTTGAGCCATAAGGCCCGTTCGCACAGGGCCAGTACGGCGGAGGTGTCGTGACTGACGAAAAGAATGGTCCCTGTTTTCCGGAACTCCTGCAGAAAGCGCATGCACTTCTGCACAAAAAACACGTCTCCCACGGCCAAGGCCTCGTCGATGACCAGAATATCCGCCCGCACATGGGCCATGACCGCAAA
Above is a window of Desulfomicrobium orale DSM 12838 DNA encoding:
- a CDS encoding IS4 family transposase, with the protein product MCGKRNHHNILPHKEILDLSHHNTLFSQTLSLIPRHVFQKLERRHKTGRSSRQFGFKEQFTVMAFIQLAARRSMRDGLRCLEAAGNRLYHWGLKNVARSTFADANNSRPVGFFKDLFAEMYGLCAAKAPKHKFRFKSKLFSLDATTIKLCLSLFPWASFRQAKGGVKVHTLLDHDGHIPAFATVTDAKTHESRIAQAMELPRGSIVVFDKGFISYPWFRILGAKGVFFVTRLKRNAVFKLLERRLVNRKTGVTSDHIIEVSSRGKSLRLRRIGYRDQETGKHYEFLTNHFRLSAKTIADIYKDRWQIELFFKEIKQNLRIKTFVGNSENAVLIQIYTALTVYLLLAYQKFLSRLGLSVQQLFQLIQLNLLGEASLDELLNPRRRKFDNSYNFKLLDYIA
- a CDS encoding GspE/PulE family protein, which encodes MSFLQKLYDLDLISRKESERLAKVKRSDEPLYLTAVRMGVMSDDDYLRAASEFFDLEVTGALSENYSPEPFATLPVPFLDENLVFPVRQDAEAVVFAVHDPLAVRVRDVLARLYPQHELRLVLAREELIRSWIRRYFGADEAVPEETVEDAGLTADVEGLKDLASEAPVIKTVNQMLTRAVEIGASDIHVEPFLDRVQVRFRADGLLYEHEVLPKRMLQGLTTRVKIMAQMDIAERRLPQDGRIQIKVAGKNIDLRVSCLPVMYGESIVLRILDKQSISFSLGSLGFPDRELSRFNSLIRQPYGIILVTGPTGSGKTTTLYSALHDINSPDKKIITVEDPVEYELDGINQVQVNTTAGLTFARGLRSIVRQDPDVILIGEIRDQETADIAIQSALTGHLVFSTLHTNNAAGAVARLLEMGAEDYLLASSIIGIMAQRLVRVLCPHCKEAYTMPGGVRQRFGLDGGEIFRPKGCAHCGQTGYRGRVAIFELLEIDDEIRELMLLRKSASALTAAGVAKGMRLLRDDGLAKVRDGVTSLDEVIRVAGGGGLEGVG
- a CDS encoding ABC transporter ATP-binding protein, whose translation is MSSDVAISLRGVSKNFHIYACPLDRLKQSLFRGRRTYYSEVRALEEVSFEVRRGETVGIVGRNGSGKSTLLQCICGTLTPSRGEIAVHGRVAALLELGAGFNPEFSGRENVYVNAALLGMERRDVEARFSGIAAFADIGDFLDRPVKTYSSGMFLRLAFAVMAHVRADILVIDEALAVGDVFFVQKCMRFLQEFRKTGTILFVSHDTSAVLALCERALWLKNGRVEAEGRAKSVCERYLAGIYGPAEPATESNMPQEAPEAAVSDFSTEDNPVAYAGLSVDQGFGEGGVELLQVSLRNESGRMLPSIQGGEMVRVVVRARALRTMSQPIVGFMCKDRLGQFLFGDNTWERYGEGFPVGCGQVLEAVFAFRMPILAPGDYSVAVAVAEGTQEEHVQHVWVHDALAFKSHSSSLATGLVGVPDRETHLMVTE